The Hymenobacter sp. DG25A nucleotide sequence GAGAAGGCCGAGTACTGCTTGCCCACCATGTCGGCGCGCTGCGTGAATTTCTCGGCGTCTTCTTTGGTCCACCAGTCTTTCAGGTTGCCTTCGGCATCGTACTGGCGGCCCTGGTCATCAAAACCGTGGGTGATTTCGTGGCCGATAACGGCGCCCATACCACCGTAGTTCACGGCGTCGTCGGCGTTGGGGTCAAAGAACGGGGGCTGCATAATGCCGGCGGGGAACACAATTTCGTTCATCGACGGGTTATAGTAGGCGTTAACCGTGGGTGGCGTCATGCCCCACTCGGTGCGGTCTACTGGCTTGCCCAGCTTGTTGGTCATGTCTTTGAACGCCCACATGCGCGAGGCCGCTACGTTCTGCAGGTAAGAGTCACGCGAGATGGTGAGGGCCGAATAGTCCTTCCACTTATCGGGGTAGCCGATTTTCACGGTGAAGGTGCTCAGCTTGCGCAGGGCTTCCTTCTTGGTAGCGTCGCTCATCCAGTCCAGCTGCTGGATGTGCTCCCCCATAGAGGCTTTGATGTTGGTCACCATCTCCAGGGCCTTTGCTTTGGCCGCGGGCGGGAAGGCTTTGTCTACGTACAGCTGACCGAAGGCTTCGCCCAGGGCACCGTCGGTGGAGCGCAGCATGCGCTTCCAGCGGGGCTGCTGCTTTTTAGCACCCGTAAGCACCTGCGTAAACTTGAAGGCCTCGTCGCCGAAAGCCTGCGGCAGCGCCGAGGTGAACGACGTAGCCAGATGCCAGCGCATGTAGGTTTTCAGATCGGCCATCGGCTCGGTCTTCACCATGGTGTTCAGCTCCTTGAAGAAAGCGGGCTGCCCCACAATTACCTCTTTCACGCTGCCCATGCCCATATCCTTGAGCAGGTGCTGCGGGTTCAGGTTAGGATAGGTTTTCTGCAGCTGCGCCACCGTCATCTTGTTGTAGTTGGCGTACGGGTCGCGCAGGTCTACCCGGCTCTTGCTGGCTTTGGCGAGGCGTGTTTCCAGGCGCAGCACGGTAGCGGCGTTTTTGGCGGCCGCGGCTTCGCTTTCACCCAACATCTTGAAGGTGTTGGTGAGGTAGGTAGTATAAGCCGCCCGGATGCCTTTGGAGCGGGCATCATCCTTCAGGTAATAGTCGCGGTCGGGCAACGAAAGGCCGCCCTGGTACAGGTTTACGGCATACTGGGAGCTGATTTTATCATCCTGCCCCACATAGGCCCCGAAGAA carries:
- a CDS encoding M13 family metallopeptidase — translated: MKKRTNASLLVAAAGFALASCATTAQAPTTATTPAPVAAPVAETFPKGVGLNVANLDPSVSACDNFFEYASGNWLKNNPIPAAEVRWGSFNELSDKNNAVMRSILDEAAANRSSAKGTNAQKVGDYYATAMDSAAIDAAGLKYLKPELDKIAGIKTADQLQTAIARQQMLSAGSFFGAYVGQDDKISSQYAVNLYQGGLSLPDRDYYLKDDARSKGIRAAYTTYLTNTFKMLGESEAAAAKNAATVLRLETRLAKASKSRVDLRDPYANYNKMTVAQLQKTYPNLNPQHLLKDMGMGSVKEVIVGQPAFFKELNTMVKTEPMADLKTYMRWHLATSFTSALPQAFGDEAFKFTQVLTGAKKQQPRWKRMLRSTDGALGEAFGQLYVDKAFPPAAKAKALEMVTNIKASMGEHIQQLDWMSDATKKEALRKLSTFTVKIGYPDKWKDYSALTISRDSYLQNVAASRMWAFKDMTNKLGKPVDRTEWGMTPPTVNAYYNPSMNEIVFPAGIMQPPFFDPNADDAVNYGGMGAVIGHEITHGFDDQGRQYDAEGNLKDWWTKEDAEKFTQRADMVGKQYSAFSPLDSVFVNGKLTMGENLADLGGLSIAYTALQKQLQQKYGNGPRPKFDGLTPEQRFFLSWAQVWRTNARPEYLRQQVMTDPHSPAQFRTVGPLMNMPQFFEAFGCKDDAKMVRAQADRAKVW